The sequence below is a genomic window from Uranotaenia lowii strain MFRU-FL chromosome 2, ASM2978415v1, whole genome shotgun sequence.
TGGGGAACATAAAATTCCTTGCGAGTTTGGAGTACCTTAATGCCGATCAGAACGCCATTGAATCGATTTCCTTGGATGATTTCAAAGATCTTCACCAGCTGACAAGACTATCATTGAGGTCGAACCAAATCAAAAGCATTACCGCTACACGGCCAATCATTCTTCCTTATTTAAAAGCTCTGGACATATCAGACAACCAGTTGACGGATCTGAATGTTACATTCTGGGAATTCCAGATTCTGGAAACCTTTAACTTGAATGACAACTCGCTGACTCGTGTCAGTGGTGGTTTGCGGGAAAGGTTTCCCGAAATCACAACGTTTTCCGTCGGCGGACGCAACAATTGGGACTGCCAGTGGATCGATGATTTTTTATCATCTCGAAAAGATCGCAGCTGGGACCTACTCGTGACCGGCGATAGGCCAGACTGTCCAAACCAAACTCGTATAGCACGTATGATTTGCTGTCACGATTCAAAGAATAGAAGCTAACGTACATCAGGCAAGTCGTCCTTACACTGAAGTTTCTGGAAATGACAGAAAGTCCTGCTCcctttcaggaaaaaaaagtcCTTAAAGAGGGCCAATACTTCTATTAATGATTtaatacaggaaaaaaaataaaggcaaTCCGAAAAAGTTGTACTAAACCTGGttgaaaatgattttcgttTGATT
It includes:
- the LOC129744491 gene encoding uncharacterized protein LOC129744491, which translates into the protein MVRLVYRSATFLVFVTLAVANEVFICRQVDGGSDCRNYNDEDLARTNFSETPSVVIRNGTIDDIERLLNGSLYHVPRFYITNLVAVEGSQSLERFPIEPKRFSVLHLTNSGIQQLEITGPDDSLISLDVKQNRLTTLGNIKFLASLEYLNADQNAIESISLDDFKDLHQLTRLSLRSNQIKSITATRPIILPYLKALDISDNQLTDLNVTFWEFQILETFNLNDNSLTRVSGGLRERFPEITTFSVGGRNNWDCQWIDDFLSSRKDRSWDLLVTGDRPDCPNQTRIARMICCHDSKNRS